One genomic window of Neisseria sp. oral taxon 014 str. F0314 includes the following:
- a CDS encoding RidA family protein → MSKTIIHTDKAPAAIGAYSQAVRAGDTVYMSGQIPLDPATMTVVGNGDFRAEARQVFKNLQAVAEAAGGTLADIVKLNAYLTDLADFAVFNEVMAEFIQEPFPARAAVGVAALPKGVQVEAEAVLVLTA, encoded by the coding sequence ATGTCCAAAACCATCATCCACACCGACAAAGCCCCAGCCGCCATCGGCGCATACAGCCAGGCCGTGCGCGCGGGCGACACCGTTTACATGAGCGGTCAAATCCCTCTCGATCCCGCTACCATGACCGTTGTCGGCAACGGCGACTTCCGCGCCGAAGCCCGCCAAGTCTTTAAAAACCTGCAAGCCGTTGCCGAAGCCGCAGGCGGCACGCTGGCCGACATCGTCAAACTCAACGCCTACCTGACCGACCTCGCCGACTTCGCCGTTTTCAACGAAGTCATGGCAGAGTTCATCCAAGAACCCTTCCCCGCCCGCGCCGCCGTCGGTGTCGCCGCCCTGCCCAAAGGCGTGCAGGTCGAAGCCGAAGCCGTGCTGGTGTTGACCGCATAA
- the dapA gene encoding 4-hydroxy-tetrahydrodipicolinate synthase, translated as MLKGSLVALITPMNQDGSIHYEQLRNLIDWHINNGTDGIVAVGTTGESATLSVEEHLSVIEETVKHVGKRIPVIAGTGANNTAEAIALSQAAERLGADYTLSVVPYYNKPSQEGIYRHFKAIAEATSIPMIVYNVPGRTVVGMSNETILRLAEIPNIVGVKEASGNIGSNIELINRVPEGFAVLSGDDPTGLAFMLCGGHGVITVAANVAPKLFADMCHAALAGDIATARRLNGRLIPIYNVMFCEPSPAAPKWGASLLGKCTPHVRLPLIELTEAGQVKVRAALETAQQI; from the coding sequence ATGTTAAAAGGCAGCTTGGTTGCCCTGATTACCCCGATGAATCAAGACGGCAGCATCCATTACGAACAACTCCGCAACCTGATTGACTGGCACATTAACAACGGCACCGACGGCATCGTCGCCGTAGGAACAACCGGCGAAAGCGCCACCTTGTCCGTTGAAGAGCATTTGAGCGTGATTGAAGAAACCGTCAAACACGTCGGCAAACGCATTCCCGTGATCGCAGGTACCGGCGCCAACAACACTGCCGAAGCCATCGCCCTCTCCCAAGCCGCCGAACGACTGGGCGCAGACTACACCCTGTCCGTCGTCCCCTATTACAACAAACCCTCCCAGGAAGGCATTTACCGCCATTTCAAAGCCATCGCCGAAGCCACGTCGATTCCGATGATTGTCTATAACGTGCCCGGCCGTACCGTAGTCGGCATGAGCAACGAAACCATCCTGCGTCTGGCCGAAATCCCCAACATCGTCGGCGTCAAAGAAGCCAGCGGCAACATCGGCAGCAACATCGAACTCATCAACCGCGTCCCCGAAGGCTTCGCCGTATTGTCCGGCGACGACCCGACCGGCTTGGCATTCATGCTCTGCGGCGGACACGGCGTCATCACCGTCGCGGCCAACGTCGCCCCCAAACTCTTCGCCGACATGTGCCATGCCGCCCTTGCCGGCGACATCGCAACCGCCCGCCGGCTGAACGGCCGGTTAATTCCGATTTACAACGTCATGTTCTGCGAACCCAGTCCGGCAGCGCCGAAATGGGGTGCATCCCTTTTAGGCAAATGCACGCCCCATGTGCGTCTGCCGCTTATCGAACTTACCGAAGCCGGACAAGTCAAAGTACGCGCCGCGCTGGAAACGGCGCAACAGATTTAA
- the dapC gene encoding succinyldiaminopimelate transaminase — MNPLLNQLQPYPFARLREAMRDWTTPAGLQPVHLQIGEPKHATPKIITDALAASLAELSKYPLTAGLPELRQACANWAARRYQGVELNPDTEVLPVLGSREALFSFAQALLNPVSDGLKPVVVSPNPFYQIYEGAALLGGGEIRFANCPAPSFKPDWRSIGENFWRRTQLVFVCSPNNPSGSVLQLDDWKELFDLQDKYGFTIASDECYSEIYFDGEKPIGGLEAAHKLGRGNKGLVMFTSLSKRSSVPGLRSGFVAGDAEILSRFLLYRTYHGSAMGIPVQHASIAAWNDEQHVVENRRLYQEKFDRVLPILQQAFDVRRPDASFYIWLKVPGGDDLAFAKKLWQDAAIQVLPGRFLARDTEYGNPGEGYVRIALVADVDTCVKAAETIVALYQK, encoded by the coding sequence ATGAACCCTCTATTGAACCAACTTCAGCCCTATCCCTTCGCCCGACTGCGCGAGGCCATGCGGGACTGGACCACGCCCGCCGGTCTGCAACCCGTGCACCTGCAAATCGGCGAACCCAAACACGCCACGCCGAAAATCATTACCGACGCGCTGGCCGCGTCGCTGGCCGAATTGTCCAAATACCCGCTGACCGCCGGCCTGCCCGAACTGCGCCAAGCCTGTGCAAACTGGGCGGCACGGCGTTATCAGGGTGTGGAGCTGAATCCCGACACCGAAGTCCTGCCCGTATTGGGCAGCCGCGAAGCCCTGTTTTCATTCGCACAGGCGCTGCTGAACCCCGTTTCAGACGGCCTCAAACCCGTTGTCGTCAGTCCCAATCCGTTTTACCAGATTTACGAAGGCGCCGCCCTGCTCGGCGGCGGCGAAATCCGTTTCGCCAACTGCCCCGCCCCTTCGTTCAAACCCGACTGGCGCAGCATCGGCGAAAACTTTTGGCGGCGCACCCAACTTGTTTTCGTCTGCTCGCCCAACAATCCCAGCGGCAGCGTGCTGCAACTGGACGACTGGAAGGAATTGTTTGATTTACAAGACAAATACGGCTTCACCATCGCCTCGGACGAATGCTACTCGGAAATCTATTTCGACGGCGAAAAACCCATCGGCGGCCTTGAAGCGGCGCACAAACTCGGACGCGGCAACAAAGGGCTGGTCATGTTTACCAGCCTGTCGAAACGTTCCAGCGTCCCCGGCCTGCGTTCCGGCTTTGTGGCCGGAGATGCGGAAATCCTGAGCCGCTTCCTGCTCTACCGCACCTACCACGGCAGCGCGATGGGCATCCCCGTGCAACACGCCAGCATCGCGGCTTGGAACGACGAGCAACACGTCGTCGAAAACCGCCGCCTGTACCAGGAAAAGTTCGACCGCGTACTGCCAATCCTGCAACAGGCGTTCGACGTCAGACGTCCCGACGCCTCGTTCTACATCTGGCTGAAAGTGCCCGGCGGCGACGATTTGGCCTTTGCCAAAAAACTATGGCAGGACGCCGCCATCCAAGTGCTGCCCGGCCGCTTTCTGGCGCGCGACACCGAATACGGCAACCCCGGCGAAGGCTATGTGCGGATTGCATTGGTCGCCGATGTCGATACCTGCGTCAAAGCCGCCGAAACCATCGTCGCACTTTATCAAAAATAA
- the rdgB gene encoding RdgB/HAM1 family non-canonical purine NTP pyrophosphatase encodes MFEKIVLASGNTGKLKEFSRLFADLNIEVLPQSQFDTPECPEPYHTFVENALAKALHAAKHSGLPALADDSGICTAALNGAPGVLSARYAGANPKSDTANNKRLSDDLADKADKSCYYVCVLVFVRHENDPQPIIAEGIWRGQWQTEAAGTHGFGYDPHFYLPEHNCTAAELAPEIKNAESHRGQALRELLRKIEAL; translated from the coding sequence ATGTTCGAAAAAATCGTCCTCGCCAGCGGCAACACAGGCAAACTCAAAGAATTTTCCCGCCTCTTCGCCGATTTGAACATCGAAGTCCTGCCGCAATCGCAGTTCGACACGCCCGAATGCCCCGAACCGTACCACACCTTCGTCGAAAACGCGCTTGCCAAAGCCCTCCACGCCGCCAAACACAGCGGCCTGCCCGCGCTCGCCGACGACTCCGGCATCTGCACCGCCGCATTAAACGGCGCACCCGGCGTCCTCTCCGCCCGCTATGCCGGAGCAAATCCCAAATCCGATACCGCCAACAACAAACGCCTTTCAGACGACCTCGCCGACAAAGCCGACAAAAGCTGCTACTACGTCTGCGTCCTCGTCTTCGTCCGCCACGAAAACGACCCGCAGCCCATCATCGCCGAAGGCATCTGGCGCGGCCAATGGCAGACAGAAGCCGCAGGAACCCACGGTTTCGGCTACGACCCGCATTTCTACCTGCCCGAACACAACTGCACCGCCGCCGAGCTTGCCCCCGAAATCAAAAACGCCGAAAGCCACAGGGGGCAGGCGTTGCGGGAATTGTTGAGAAAAATTGAAGCCTTATAA
- a CDS encoding NGO_0222 family membrane protein, which produces MDKRKAYLLLTALFTLIFMALILLGSYLLSIHSKQYGLAAFLFAFAAVFGQIGSLALYIRHKARAQIMRAQQTESR; this is translated from the coding sequence ATGGACAAACGCAAAGCCTACCTGCTGCTGACGGCCCTGTTCACCTTGATTTTCATGGCGCTCATCCTGCTCGGCAGCTACCTTCTTTCCATCCACAGCAAACAATACGGCCTCGCCGCCTTCCTGTTCGCCTTCGCCGCCGTCTTCGGCCAAATCGGCAGCCTCGCCCTCTACATCCGACATAAAGCCCGCGCACAAATCATGCGCGCGCAACAAACCGAATCCCGCTAA
- the bamC gene encoding outer membrane protein assembly factor BamC has product MTNIKPIVLTLALISLTACSGSKKDQPKLDYQTQNRKIVNLEVPPDLTNPDQGNLYQIPAGSGAVRASDLKGRNNGVQQPANQAVLKSVKGVRLERDGSQRWLVVDGKSPAELWPLLKVFWQENGFDIKSEEPAIGQMETEWAENRAKIPQDSLRRLFAKVGLGGIYSTSERDKFIIRVEQGKNGTADVFFAHKGMQEVYGDKKKDTTVWQPRPNDPNLEAAFLARFMQYLGVDAKQAENALGQSINAPRSAGDLAKVDNGTLLLNGDYGRNWRRTALALDRIGLTVLGQNAERHAFLVQQAPAESEAVTNKKTGLFKRWFGKDKKQNAQAAARPEMIVYVEPVNGGARISLLNKDGSSYKGSDAPTLLGRLHNELR; this is encoded by the coding sequence ATGACGAATATCAAACCCATCGTTTTAACCCTAGCACTCATCAGCCTGACCGCATGTTCGGGCAGCAAAAAAGACCAGCCCAAACTGGATTACCAAACCCAAAACCGCAAAATCGTCAATCTGGAAGTACCGCCCGATCTGACCAACCCCGATCAGGGCAACCTGTACCAGATTCCCGCAGGCAGCGGCGCCGTGCGTGCCAGCGACCTGAAAGGCCGCAACAACGGCGTACAGCAGCCCGCCAACCAAGCCGTATTGAAATCCGTCAAAGGCGTGCGCCTCGAACGCGACGGCAGCCAGCGCTGGCTGGTCGTAGACGGCAAATCGCCGGCCGAATTGTGGCCCCTGCTCAAAGTCTTCTGGCAGGAAAACGGCTTTGACATCAAATCCGAAGAACCCGCCATCGGCCAAATGGAAACCGAATGGGCGGAAAACCGCGCCAAAATCCCGCAAGACAGCCTGCGCCGGCTGTTTGCCAAAGTCGGCTTGGGCGGCATCTATTCCACCAGCGAGCGCGACAAATTCATTATCCGCGTAGAACAGGGTAAAAACGGCACCGCCGACGTATTCTTCGCCCACAAAGGTATGCAGGAAGTGTACGGCGACAAGAAAAAAGACACCACTGTGTGGCAGCCGCGTCCGAACGACCCGAATCTCGAAGCCGCATTCCTTGCCCGTTTCATGCAATATCTCGGCGTTGATGCCAAACAGGCCGAAAACGCTTTGGGTCAAAGCATCAATGCCCCGCGCAGCGCGGGTGATTTGGCCAAAGTCGACAACGGCACGCTGCTGCTCAACGGCGACTACGGCCGCAACTGGCGCCGCACCGCCCTCGCCCTCGACCGCATCGGCCTGACCGTATTGGGCCAGAACGCCGAACGCCATGCCTTTTTGGTACAACAGGCGCCTGCGGAAAGCGAAGCCGTAACCAACAAAAAAACCGGCCTGTTCAAACGCTGGTTCGGCAAAGACAAAAAACAGAACGCGCAGGCCGCCGCCCGTCCCGAAATGATCGTGTATGTCGAACCCGTCAACGGCGGCGCACGCATCAGCCTGTTGAACAAAGACGGCAGCAGCTACAAAGGCAGCGACGCCCCCACCCTACTCGGCCGCCTGCACAACGAATTGCGCTGA
- the hemW gene encoding radical SAM family heme chaperone HemW, whose product MTQITFPQAGQLTALPPLSLYIHIPWCIKKCPYCDFNSHSLKNGLPEAAYIDALLTDLQLELPNIWGRPVETIFFGGGTPSLFQAESIDRLLSGVRSLLRLQPEAEITLEANPGTFEIEKFQGFKDAGITRLSIGVQSFNDGMLARLGRVHNGKEALTAIATALKLFDKVNIDLMYALPNQTVQTALDDVQTAIATGATHISAYHLTMEPNTPFGHTPPKCLPQDEAALDIEDAVHGALEGAGFIHYETSAFAKPAMQCRHNLNYWQFGDYLGIGAGAHGKISYPDRIERTVRRRHPNDYLALMQSQPSEAVERKTVAAEDLPFEFMMNALRLTDGVPAAMLQERTGVPAAKIMAQIETARQKGLLKTNPTVFRPTERGRLFLNDLLQCFL is encoded by the coding sequence ATGACCCAAATCACATTCCCCCAAGCCGGACAGCTCACCGCCCTGCCGCCCCTGTCGCTCTACATCCACATCCCGTGGTGCATCAAAAAATGCCCGTATTGCGACTTCAATTCCCACAGCCTGAAAAACGGATTGCCCGAAGCCGCCTATATCGACGCGCTTCTGACTGATTTGCAGCTCGAATTACCCAATATTTGGGGCAGGCCGGTAGAAACGATATTTTTCGGCGGCGGTACGCCCAGCCTGTTTCAGGCGGAATCGATTGACCGTTTGTTGAGCGGCGTGCGTTCGCTGTTGCGATTGCAGCCCGAAGCGGAAATTACTTTGGAAGCCAATCCGGGTACGTTTGAAATCGAGAAATTTCAAGGATTTAAAGATGCAGGCATCACGCGGCTTTCTATTGGTGTACAGAGTTTCAACGACGGTATGCTTGCGCGGCTGGGGCGCGTCCACAACGGCAAAGAAGCCTTAACCGCCATAGCTACCGCCTTGAAATTATTTGATAAAGTCAATATCGACTTGATGTACGCCCTGCCGAACCAGACTGTTCAGACGGCATTGGACGACGTGCAAACCGCCATCGCCACGGGCGCGACCCACATCAGCGCGTATCATCTGACGATGGAGCCGAACACGCCGTTCGGCCACACGCCGCCGAAATGTTTGCCGCAAGACGAAGCCGCCCTCGACATCGAGGACGCGGTACACGGCGCGCTGGAAGGCGCGGGTTTTATCCACTACGAAACATCGGCTTTTGCGAAACCCGCCATGCAGTGCCGCCACAATTTGAACTACTGGCAGTTCGGCGATTATTTAGGCATAGGCGCGGGCGCGCACGGCAAAATCTCCTACCCCGACCGCATCGAGCGCACCGTCCGCCGCCGCCATCCCAACGACTACCTCGCCTTAATGCAAAGTCAGCCGAGTGAAGCTGTTGAACGCAAAACCGTCGCCGCCGAAGATTTGCCGTTCGAATTCATGATGAACGCCCTGCGCCTGACCGACGGCGTACCCGCCGCGATGTTGCAGGAGCGCACAGGCGTACCCGCCGCCAAAATCATGGCGCAAATCGAAACGGCAAGGCAAAAAGGCTTGCTGAAAACCAACCCGACCGTATTCCGCCCGACCGAACGGGGACGGTTGTTTTTAAATGATTTGTTGCAATGCTTTTTATAG
- a CDS encoding symmetrical bis(5'-nucleosyl)-tetraphosphatase — protein MAHYAIGDIQGCFDELTALLDKISFNHGTDTLWLTGDIVNRGPKSLESLQFAMRHESSVQIILGNHDLHLLAVGFGHGSVKRSDTITPILKHADSKKMLDWLRAQPLMISGEKHVMVHAGILPQWSIAKAETLAREAEAELKGKKAEKFFSKMYGNKPTAWSDHLKGYDRLRMIVNVFTRMRALTLKNELDYDYKSTLDQMPPSLRPWFKAPDRKHLSHTIVFGHWSSLGYMNCDRIISLDTGALWGGELTAIDLASNQITQVPSANGLDWKKPLK, from the coding sequence ATGGCACACTACGCAATCGGCGATATTCAGGGCTGCTTCGACGAACTGACCGCCCTGCTCGACAAAATCAGTTTCAACCACGGCACCGACACACTCTGGCTGACCGGCGACATCGTCAACCGCGGCCCGAAATCGCTTGAATCGCTGCAATTTGCCATGCGGCACGAAAGCAGCGTCCAAATCATCCTCGGCAACCACGACCTGCACCTGCTAGCCGTCGGATTCGGCCACGGTTCGGTCAAACGCAGCGATACCATCACCCCGATTCTGAAACACGCCGACAGCAAAAAAATGCTCGACTGGCTGCGCGCGCAGCCCTTAATGATAAGCGGCGAAAAACACGTTATGGTACATGCCGGCATCCTGCCGCAATGGAGCATAGCCAAAGCCGAAACGCTGGCGCGCGAGGCCGAAGCCGAACTGAAAGGCAAAAAAGCCGAAAAATTCTTCTCGAAAATGTACGGCAACAAACCGACCGCGTGGAGCGACCACCTCAAGGGCTACGACCGCCTGCGCATGATTGTGAACGTGTTTACCCGGATGCGCGCGCTGACGCTGAAAAACGAACTCGACTACGACTACAAGTCCACCCTCGACCAAATGCCCCCGTCGCTGCGCCCGTGGTTCAAAGCCCCGGACCGCAAACACCTCAGCCACACCATCGTATTCGGCCATTGGTCTTCGCTGGGCTATATGAATTGCGACCGCATCATCTCGCTCGATACCGGCGCGCTTTGGGGCGGCGAGCTGACCGCCATCGACCTTGCCAGCAACCAAATCACCCAAGTCCCGTCTGCCAACGGCTTGGATTGGAAAAAGCCGCTCAAATAA